One segment of Egicoccus sp. AB-alg2 DNA contains the following:
- a CDS encoding HNH endonuclease — MTRRRYTEEQFRAAVADPATRTIADLCRALGLVPRGANYEGVRRFGRSLDIDLSHLVEDWRAAVPADELAAAVTRAVSGAEALRLLGWKESGSSRRWLATRIAQLELSTAHWRGQGWARGQRRARTPRPLQELLVQGRRLPGTEIRRRLVAESIWEHRCAVCRRTTWQGQEIPLEVDHINGDPWDNRLENLRLLCPNCHAQTPTYRGRNRGGRRREAPAEAPADS, encoded by the coding sequence GTGACCCGACGCCGCTACACCGAAGAGCAGTTCCGTGCCGCGGTCGCCGACCCGGCCACCAGGACCATCGCCGACCTCTGCCGCGCCCTGGGCCTCGTCCCCCGCGGTGCCAACTACGAAGGCGTGCGCCGCTTCGGACGGTCGCTCGACATCGATCTGAGTCACCTGGTCGAGGACTGGCGAGCGGCGGTTCCGGCCGACGAGCTCGCCGCTGCCGTCACGCGGGCGGTCTCGGGCGCCGAGGCGCTGCGGCTCCTCGGCTGGAAGGAATCCGGCAGCTCACGACGGTGGCTGGCGACACGGATTGCCCAACTCGAGCTCTCGACGGCACATTGGCGCGGGCAGGGCTGGGCGAGAGGACAGCGTCGGGCTCGGACCCCCCGACCCCTCCAGGAGCTGCTCGTGCAAGGACGACGTCTACCCGGAACCGAGATCCGACGCCGCTTGGTCGCGGAATCGATCTGGGAACATCGGTGCGCGGTGTGCCGCCGAACGACGTGGCAGGGGCAGGAGATCCCGCTCGAGGTAGACCACATCAACGGCGACCCATGGGACAACCGGCTGGAGAATCTGCGTCTGCTCTGCCCGAACTGTCACGCGCAGACACCGACCTACCGGGGCCGCAACCGTGGAGGTCGTCGGAGGGAAGCGCCAGCCGAGGCACCGGCCGACTCCTAG
- a CDS encoding gamma-glutamyltransferase family protein, translating into MTARWFPHGVVASPHHLASSAGARVLADGGNAVDAAVAANLVLAVVTPYHCGVGGDLLAIVWDGQANGVVSVGAAPRGATPETIRDAIEAGHGDPTVSMPGTDGMPTFGALPVTVPGAVAGWFDLLQRFGSRSFGEVAREAVRLAEEGFLLSPHGAEYPQRARARLGDQPGWADHYGQMEAGRRFVQHDLAATLRTIADDGPAGFYGGRIADAIVEVLQRHGSTMSAQDLAAHRVRQVEPIAADYRGLEILELPPPTQGVTALTALSLLERLGHALPEDPAVAAHLQVEAIRAALADREQYVGDPHHMRVGVDDLLAPARLDAMAKAIDFERAGDWPPARPAAGGTAYLCTADRDGLLVSLIQSNFVGFGSGVVVPGTGIGLHDRGAHFSLDPTDPNAIGPGKQPLHTLIPALALRDGAPAYVFGTMGGDAQAQIHVQVLGELLDRHADPQTAVSAPRFVVEVADGSVAVEADLDPMIAAGLRRRGHTVTQLPARAHHAGHAHAIRVVHGGYEAGSDPRCEGGAIGH; encoded by the coding sequence GTGACCGCACGGTGGTTCCCGCACGGTGTCGTGGCGAGCCCGCACCACCTCGCCTCCAGTGCCGGCGCGCGTGTCCTCGCGGATGGCGGCAACGCGGTCGACGCGGCTGTGGCCGCGAACCTGGTGCTCGCCGTCGTGACGCCCTACCACTGCGGTGTCGGCGGCGACCTGCTCGCGATCGTCTGGGACGGGCAGGCCAACGGGGTCGTCAGCGTGGGCGCCGCACCGCGCGGTGCGACCCCGGAGACGATCCGCGACGCCATCGAGGCCGGACACGGCGACCCGACGGTCTCCATGCCGGGCACCGACGGGATGCCGACGTTCGGCGCCCTGCCCGTCACCGTGCCCGGTGCCGTGGCGGGCTGGTTCGACCTGTTGCAGCGGTTCGGCAGCCGCTCCTTCGGCGAGGTGGCGCGCGAGGCGGTCCGGCTCGCCGAGGAAGGGTTCCTGCTCAGCCCGCACGGGGCCGAGTACCCGCAGCGGGCCCGGGCGCGCCTGGGCGACCAGCCCGGCTGGGCGGACCACTACGGGCAGATGGAGGCGGGGCGCCGCTTCGTGCAGCACGACCTCGCGGCGACGCTGCGCACCATCGCCGACGACGGTCCGGCCGGTTTCTACGGCGGCCGTATCGCCGACGCGATCGTCGAGGTGCTCCAGCGGCACGGCTCCACGATGAGCGCCCAGGACCTCGCGGCGCACCGGGTGCGGCAGGTCGAACCGATCGCCGCCGACTACCGCGGCCTGGAGATCCTCGAACTGCCACCGCCGACCCAGGGGGTCACGGCGCTGACGGCGCTGAGCCTGCTGGAGCGCCTCGGCCACGCGTTGCCGGAGGACCCCGCCGTCGCCGCCCATCTGCAGGTCGAGGCCATCCGCGCCGCGCTGGCCGACCGTGAACAATACGTGGGCGACCCGCACCACATGCGCGTGGGGGTCGACGACCTGCTCGCCCCGGCCCGCCTCGACGCGATGGCCAAGGCGATCGACTTCGAGCGGGCCGGGGACTGGCCGCCGGCACGCCCGGCCGCCGGCGGCACCGCCTACCTGTGCACGGCCGACCGTGACGGCCTGCTCGTGAGCCTGATCCAGTCGAACTTCGTAGGGTTCGGGTCGGGCGTGGTCGTGCCCGGCACCGGCATCGGGCTGCACGACCGGGGTGCTCACTTCAGCCTCGACCCGACCGACCCGAACGCGATCGGGCCCGGCAAGCAGCCACTGCACACGCTCATCCCCGCCCTGGCGCTGCGGGACGGCGCGCCGGCCTACGTGTTCGGCACGATGGGCGGCGACGCGCAGGCCCAGATCCACGTGCAGGTGCTCGGCGAGCTGCTCGACCGGCACGCCGACCCGCAGACGGCGGTGTCGGCGCCGCGCTTCGTCGTCGAGGTGGCCGACGGCTCCGTCGCCGTCGAGGCCGACCTGGATCCGATGATCGCGGCCGGACTGCGCCGGCGCGGCCACACCGTGACGCAACTGCCCGCCCGTGCCCACCACGCCGGTCACGCCCACGCGATCCGCGTCGTGCACGGCGGCTACGAGGCCGGCAGCGACCCGCGCTGCGAGGGCGGCGCCATCGGCCACTGA
- a CDS encoding FAD-binding and (Fe-S)-binding domain-containing protein: MGAGRSTAQRLAEPADEATRQALAFALRREVAGEVRFDPGSRHLFATDASNYRHVPLGVVTPRHADDVAATLAVCRDAGVPVTMRGAGTSLAGQATNTGVVLDVSRHLDRIEWVDPDARLARVEPGVVLAALQAAAAPHGLAFGPDPSTADRCTLGGMIGNDACGPHSLTAGRTVHQVEALDVLLADGTRVEVASCAPDDARRLAAEDGPMAARWHGLLSLRDEVAGLVRDRFPRVPRRVSGYHLDQLLHADRLDVARALVGTEGTCVVVLGATVRLVQRPAARVQVVLGYRDLIEAARHVPALLPHRPAALEGIDAMLAAGAARPGRLRPRGLDVLPEGGGWLVAEFGGGTEAEALDAAQGLVRGLAEVGSPTHRLVRDPADQRAVWRVRAEGLGAISVAPGHAMKLSGWEDAGIAPARLAAYLADLDGLVRRHGLEAGVYGHFGDGCVHTKIDFDHTTPDGVATFRRFVEEAADLVVAHGGSPSGEHGDGQARAELYERVFGPELVDAFRRFKSLWDPTGLLNPGRLVDPLPLDADLRLRPRQRMTTPTGWFALAEDDGDLAGGAARCVGMGVCVRDQGTGTMCPSWMVTHDEQHSTRGRAHLLFEVLRPDTDLAGLDDAHLHQALDLCLSCKACKAECPTGVDLATLKAEVLARHYAGRRRPPEHLALGRVRWWLRAGSRLPRVANAVAGSPVTRWLRPRVGVTAQRPVPRLAPQPFSAWWRRRGGARVDGRPVLLFVDTFTETLTPRIGAAAVEVLEAAGHRVVVADRPVCCGRPLYDHGMLDEAVATLRHLVRVLGPAAAGEVPIVGLEPSCVAALRDELPSLMADDPAAAAIAGATRTLAEHLVDLDWQPPVDLRGDAEVLLHPHCQGRAVMGTGAEARLLERLGARWRDLDAGCCGLAGSFGYRDGEPYDVSVAAAERKLLPSLRAAAPDALVLADGFSCRTQVDHLAGGDVPRPYHLAEILATRLGRDRRGLLGRGVTPPT; encoded by the coding sequence GTGGGCGCGGGCAGGAGCACGGCGCAGCGGCTGGCCGAGCCGGCCGACGAGGCCACGCGGCAGGCGCTGGCGTTCGCGCTGCGCCGCGAGGTCGCGGGCGAGGTGCGCTTCGACCCCGGCAGCCGCCACCTGTTCGCGACCGACGCGTCCAACTACCGCCACGTGCCGTTGGGGGTCGTGACGCCGCGCCACGCCGACGACGTGGCGGCGACCCTCGCCGTCTGCCGTGACGCCGGGGTGCCGGTCACGATGCGCGGTGCCGGGACGTCGCTGGCCGGCCAGGCCACCAACACCGGCGTGGTGCTGGACGTGTCGCGCCACCTGGACCGGATCGAATGGGTCGACCCGGACGCGCGGCTCGCCCGCGTCGAGCCGGGCGTCGTGCTGGCCGCGCTGCAGGCGGCCGCCGCGCCGCACGGGCTGGCCTTCGGGCCCGATCCGTCGACGGCGGACCGCTGCACGCTGGGCGGGATGATCGGCAACGACGCCTGTGGACCCCACTCGCTGACGGCCGGCCGGACCGTGCACCAGGTGGAGGCGCTGGACGTGCTGCTCGCCGACGGCACGCGCGTCGAGGTGGCGTCGTGCGCACCGGACGACGCGCGGCGGCTGGCGGCCGAGGACGGGCCCATGGCCGCCCGCTGGCACGGGCTGCTGTCGCTTCGCGACGAGGTCGCCGGGCTGGTCCGCGACCGCTTCCCGCGTGTCCCACGCCGCGTGTCGGGCTACCACCTCGACCAGTTGCTGCATGCCGACCGTCTCGACGTCGCGCGGGCGCTGGTCGGCACGGAGGGCACCTGCGTGGTCGTGCTGGGCGCGACGGTGCGGCTCGTCCAGCGACCGGCCGCACGCGTGCAGGTCGTGTTGGGCTACCGGGACCTGATCGAGGCGGCCCGGCACGTCCCGGCACTGCTTCCCCATCGGCCGGCGGCGCTGGAGGGGATCGACGCCATGCTCGCCGCGGGAGCCGCCCGCCCGGGCCGGCTACGCCCGCGCGGCCTGGACGTGCTGCCCGAGGGCGGCGGCTGGCTGGTCGCGGAGTTCGGCGGCGGCACGGAGGCGGAGGCCCTGGACGCCGCACAAGGGCTCGTGCGCGGTCTCGCCGAGGTCGGTTCGCCGACCCATCGCCTGGTCCGCGACCCCGCCGACCAGCGGGCCGTGTGGCGCGTGCGGGCCGAGGGGCTGGGGGCCATCTCGGTGGCGCCCGGCCATGCGATGAAGCTGTCGGGCTGGGAGGACGCCGGCATCGCCCCGGCGCGGCTGGCCGCGTACCTCGCGGACCTCGACGGCCTGGTGCGTCGGCACGGCCTGGAGGCCGGCGTGTACGGCCACTTTGGCGACGGCTGCGTGCACACCAAGATCGACTTCGACCACACCACCCCCGACGGCGTCGCCACGTTCCGTCGCTTCGTCGAGGAGGCCGCCGACCTCGTCGTCGCCCACGGCGGGTCCCCGTCGGGCGAGCACGGCGACGGCCAGGCCCGCGCGGAACTGTACGAGCGGGTGTTCGGTCCCGAGCTCGTGGACGCGTTCCGCCGGTTCAAGTCGCTGTGGGACCCGACCGGCCTGCTGAACCCGGGCCGGCTGGTCGACCCCCTGCCGCTGGACGCCGACCTGCGTCTGCGGCCGCGGCAGCGGATGACGACGCCGACGGGCTGGTTCGCGCTGGCCGAGGACGACGGCGACCTCGCCGGTGGCGCCGCCCGCTGCGTCGGCATGGGCGTGTGCGTCCGCGACCAGGGCACCGGCACGATGTGCCCGTCGTGGATGGTCACGCACGACGAGCAGCACTCGACCCGCGGGCGGGCACACCTGCTGTTCGAGGTGCTGCGTCCCGACACCGACCTGGCCGGGCTGGACGACGCCCACCTGCATCAGGCGCTGGACCTGTGCCTGTCGTGCAAGGCCTGCAAGGCGGAGTGCCCGACCGGCGTCGACCTCGCCACCTTGAAGGCCGAGGTGCTGGCCCGCCACTACGCGGGGCGGCGGCGCCCGCCCGAGCACCTCGCCCTCGGGCGCGTGCGCTGGTGGTTGCGCGCGGGCTCGCGGCTGCCTCGGGTGGCCAACGCCGTGGCGGGCTCTCCGGTGACCCGCTGGCTGCGGCCCCGCGTCGGCGTCACCGCGCAGCGGCCGGTGCCGCGCCTGGCGCCGCAGCCGTTCTCCGCGTGGTGGCGGCGTCGCGGCGGCGCACGCGTCGACGGCCGGCCGGTGCTGTTGTTCGTGGACACGTTCACGGAGACGCTGACGCCGCGGATCGGCGCGGCGGCCGTCGAGGTGCTGGAGGCCGCCGGTCACCGGGTCGTCGTCGCCGACCGGCCGGTGTGCTGCGGGCGGCCGCTGTACGACCACGGGATGCTCGACGAGGCCGTGGCGACGCTGCGCCACCTCGTCCGGGTGCTGGGGCCCGCAGCCGCGGGTGAGGTCCCCATCGTGGGGCTGGAGCCGTCCTGTGTGGCCGCCCTGCGCGACGAGCTGCCGTCGCTGATGGCCGACGACCCGGCGGCAGCGGCGATCGCTGGGGCGACCCGGACGCTGGCGGAGCACCTCGTGGATCTCGACTGGCAGCCGCCCGTCGATCTGCGTGGGGACGCCGAGGTGCTGCTGCACCCCCATTGCCAGGGCCGCGCCGTGATGGGCACGGGCGCGGAGGCACGGCTGCTCGAACGCCTCGGTGCCCGCTGGCGCGACCTCGACGCCGGCTGCTGCGGGCTGGCCGGCTCGTTCGGCTACCGCGACGGCGAGCCGTACGACGTCTCGGTCGCCGCGGCCGAACGCAAGCTGCTGCCGTCGCTGCGGGCGGCGGCGCCGGACGCGCTGGTGCTCGCCGACGGGTTCTCCTGCCGGACCCAGGTCGACCACCTCGCCGGCGGCGACGTCCCGCGCCCGTACCACCTCGCCGAGATCCTGGCCACGCGGCTTGGACGGGATCGCCGCGGGTTGCTCGGCCGGGGTGTCACACCCCCCACGTAG
- a CDS encoding LacI family DNA-binding transcriptional regulator: MKPRLRHVADLAGVSQATVSRVLNGKPGVSETTRREVLRALNQLGYEPVGVARARRRGLVGLIVPELDNPVFPRFAQALESRLAGEGLTTVLCTSTPAGMVESDYLDVLLDHAVAGVVIVSGLGADTTAHDDHGRYLDLLARGVATVLVNGRPQGLEVPSVTVDHRAAAQQGVAHLAALGHRRIGLAVGPRRYLPSIELAEGYRRGLAEAGLPTELVSETLYGIEGGHAAATQLLARGATGIVCGSDLMALGAIRAVREAGLQVPADVSVIGFDDAGPNPYVHPPLTSVQQPFEAMAQAAVQLLNEQPVEDGPMPELRFRPELVVRASTGPARVVAQQPAGA, from the coding sequence GTGAAACCACGTCTTCGCCATGTGGCGGACCTCGCCGGGGTCAGCCAGGCAACCGTCAGCCGCGTCCTCAACGGCAAGCCGGGCGTCTCCGAGACGACCCGGCGTGAAGTGCTGCGCGCGCTCAACCAACTCGGCTACGAGCCCGTAGGCGTGGCCCGCGCGCGTCGTCGCGGCCTGGTCGGCCTGATCGTGCCGGAGCTGGACAACCCGGTGTTCCCGCGGTTCGCGCAGGCCCTGGAGTCGCGGCTCGCGGGCGAGGGGCTGACCACCGTGCTGTGCACGTCCACCCCCGCCGGCATGGTGGAGTCCGACTACCTCGACGTCCTGCTCGACCATGCGGTGGCGGGTGTCGTGATCGTGTCGGGGCTGGGCGCGGACACCACCGCCCACGACGACCACGGCCGCTACCTCGACCTGCTCGCCCGCGGTGTCGCCACGGTGCTCGTCAACGGCCGGCCGCAGGGGCTGGAGGTGCCCAGCGTCACCGTGGACCACCGGGCCGCCGCCCAGCAGGGTGTCGCCCACCTCGCCGCGCTCGGCCACCGCCGGATCGGCCTGGCGGTCGGGCCTCGGCGCTACCTGCCCAGCATCGAGCTCGCCGAGGGCTACCGGCGGGGGCTGGCCGAGGCCGGCCTTCCGACCGAGCTGGTCAGCGAGACCCTCTACGGCATCGAGGGTGGCCACGCCGCCGCGACGCAGCTGCTCGCCCGGGGGGCGACCGGCATCGTGTGCGGCAGCGACCTGATGGCGCTGGGCGCGATCCGCGCCGTGCGCGAGGCGGGGCTGCAGGTCCCGGCCGACGTGTCGGTCATCGGTTTCGACGACGCGGGCCCCAACCCCTACGTGCACCCGCCGCTGACATCGGTGCAGCAGCCGTTCGAGGCGATGGCGCAGGCGGCCGTCCAGCTGTTGAACGAGCAGCCGGTCGAGGACGGCCCGATGCCGGAGCTGCGTTTCCGCCCGGAGCTGGTCGTGCGTGCCTCGACCGGTCCGGCCCGGGTCGTCGCCCAGCAACCCGCCGGCGCCTGA